Proteins found in one Microbacterium sp. SSM24 genomic segment:
- a CDS encoding GntR family transcriptional regulator yields the protein MTPFEAAPATVNDSALSKSQQAYRWIKDRIANQEFTPGYRLVLGSIAGDLDMSVVPVREAIRQLEAEGLVTFERNVGARVSMVDDSQYRFSMQALSILEGTATALSARRLTADDIRNARRINDLMIETLEHFDPRAFTALNQEFHAALYEKCANPRMLELVRAEWARLGHLRDSTFSFVPGRAQESVREHESILQLIEASAPLGEIEKVARRHRAATLDAYMIHEHPDETLGLPAF from the coding sequence ATGACCCCGTTCGAAGCCGCGCCCGCAACGGTGAACGACAGCGCGCTCAGCAAGTCGCAGCAGGCGTACCGCTGGATCAAGGACCGCATCGCGAATCAGGAGTTCACCCCGGGCTACCGGCTGGTCCTCGGTTCGATCGCCGGCGACCTCGACATGAGCGTCGTGCCGGTGCGCGAGGCGATCCGCCAGCTCGAGGCGGAGGGACTCGTCACGTTCGAACGGAACGTCGGCGCCCGCGTCTCGATGGTCGACGACTCGCAGTACCGGTTCAGCATGCAGGCGCTGTCGATCCTCGAGGGCACTGCGACGGCACTGTCGGCGCGGCGGCTCACCGCCGACGACATCCGCAACGCCCGGCGCATCAACGACCTGATGATCGAGACGCTCGAGCACTTCGATCCGAGGGCCTTCACGGCGCTCAACCAGGAGTTCCACGCCGCCCTGTACGAGAAGTGCGCCAACCCGCGCATGCTCGAGCTCGTGCGCGCGGAGTGGGCGCGCCTCGGGCACCTGCGCGACTCGACGTTCAGCTTCGTCCCCGGCCGCGCGCAGGAGTCCGTGCGCGAGCACGAGAGCATCCTCCAGCTGATCGAGGCCTCCGCCCCGCTGGGCGAGATCGAGAAGGTCGCCCGCCGGCACCGCGCCGCCACCCTCGACGCGTACATGATCCACGAGCATCCCGATGAGACGCTCGGCCTTCCCGCTTTCTAG
- a CDS encoding TetR/AcrR family transcriptional regulator, which yields MSATTSPGAAAAPRRGRPGYDRAQVLAIAVELFNEQGYDATSVADVATRLGLTKSALYHHFDSKEQLLALAVDEALSGLEGVLELPDARRGSASERLAAVLHGAVGVLVQRLPYVTLLLRVRGNSDVERAALERRRAFDHRVTDLVEEAQREGLVRDDLDGAVATRLVFGMVNSIVEWYRPGGSVDADRLAHDIVAVALDGMRTR from the coding sequence ATGTCCGCCACCACCAGCCCCGGCGCCGCCGCAGCGCCACGCCGTGGTCGCCCCGGCTACGACCGGGCGCAGGTGCTCGCGATCGCGGTGGAGCTGTTCAACGAGCAGGGCTACGACGCGACGTCGGTGGCGGATGTCGCGACCCGCCTCGGTCTCACGAAGTCGGCGCTGTACCACCACTTTGACTCGAAGGAGCAGCTGCTCGCGCTCGCCGTCGACGAGGCGCTCAGCGGACTCGAGGGCGTGCTCGAGCTTCCGGACGCACGCCGGGGGTCGGCATCCGAACGTCTCGCCGCGGTGCTGCACGGTGCGGTCGGCGTGCTCGTCCAGCGCCTCCCGTACGTCACGCTGCTGCTGCGCGTGCGGGGAAACAGCGACGTCGAGCGGGCCGCCCTCGAGAGACGCCGCGCGTTCGACCACCGCGTGACGGACCTCGTCGAGGAGGCGCAGCGCGAGGGTCTCGTGCGCGACGACCTCGACGGCGCCGTCGCCACACGGCTCGTGTTCGGCATGGTCAACTCGATCGTCGAGTGGTACCGCCCCGGCGGATCGGTCGACGCCGACCGCCTCGCGCACGACATCGTCGCCGTCGCCCTCGACGGCATGCGCACGCGCTGA
- a CDS encoding 3-hydroxyacyl-CoA dehydrogenase family protein translates to MTADGVPARVGVLGGGRMGAGIAHAFALAGAELVVVERDDDAAAAASARLRASLEKAVERGSTARTITDLEGAFTTATDVAAFAECALVIEAVPEDRTLKLDALRRVEAVAGDAALATNTSSISIDDLAAGLSRPERFLGLHFFNPVPPSALVEVVIGSATAPGLVDDARAWVAALGKTAVVVRDAPGFASSRLGVALALEAIRMVEEGVASPADIDAAMELGYRHPTGPLRTTDIVGLDVRLGIAEELHAKLGERFAPPELLRRMVAEGRLGRKTGSGFYEWSDQ, encoded by the coding sequence ATGACCGCCGACGGCGTCCCGGCCCGGGTCGGCGTGCTCGGCGGGGGCCGGATGGGCGCGGGCATCGCGCACGCCTTCGCCCTCGCCGGCGCCGAGCTGGTCGTCGTCGAACGCGACGACGACGCGGCGGCGGCGGCATCCGCTCGCCTCCGCGCCAGCCTCGAGAAGGCCGTCGAGCGCGGATCCACGGCGCGCACGATCACCGACCTCGAGGGGGCGTTCACGACGGCGACGGATGTCGCGGCGTTCGCCGAGTGCGCGCTCGTGATCGAGGCCGTTCCGGAGGATCGCACCCTCAAGCTCGACGCCCTGCGCCGGGTCGAAGCCGTCGCCGGCGACGCGGCGCTCGCGACCAACACGTCCTCGATCTCGATCGACGACCTCGCCGCGGGACTCTCCCGGCCCGAGCGATTCCTCGGCCTCCACTTCTTCAACCCGGTGCCGCCGTCGGCCCTCGTCGAAGTCGTGATCGGGTCCGCCACCGCACCGGGTCTCGTGGACGACGCCCGCGCGTGGGTGGCGGCGCTCGGCAAGACCGCCGTCGTCGTCAGGGATGCGCCGGGCTTCGCGTCGAGCCGCCTGGGTGTCGCGCTCGCGCTCGAGGCGATCCGCATGGTCGAGGAGGGTGTGGCCTCGCCCGCCGACATCGACGCCGCGATGGAGCTCGGATACCGGCATCCGACCGGTCCGCTGCGCACGACCGACATCGTCGGTCTCGATGTGCGGCTGGGAATCGCCGAGGAGCTCCACGCGAAGCTGGGCGAGCGCTTCGCCCCGCCGGAGCTGCTGCGGCGCATGGTCGCCGAGGGCCGCCTCGGGCGGAAGACCGGCAGCGGATTCTACGAATGGAGCGACCAGTGA
- a CDS encoding MFS transporter, translating into MSSSQPDPGFTPTGTIASPVDRRRVVFATVVGTTVEWYDFFIYATAVGLVFGQLFFAPLGADSLLVGFATVGISFLFRPLGAFLAGHFGDKFGRKVVLMWTLILMGAATALIGVLPTYEAIGIWAPILLVLLRILQGLSAGGEWGGAVLMAVEHAPRSRRGAFGASPQIGVPLGLLLASGVMALMAMIAPGDAFLEWGWRVPFLLSVVLILVGWYVRRRVEESPVFTELAERKEKAQTPILQLFRKHALLVVIAALVFAGNNAVGYMTTGGYIQGYATSPDGPLALERGPVLWAVAGSAVTWLLSTLAAGFVSDRIGRRSTYIIGWILQLGGVFLLFPLVNTGEVGLLFLGLAILTIGLGFTYGPQAALYSELFPASIRFSGVSISYAIGAIFGGAFAPLIATWLVKETGTTMSVTWYLAGMTLVGLVATLLLRDRSGIPLGPDHEAEQAVSPIRGLAKV; encoded by the coding sequence ATGAGTTCATCGCAGCCAGATCCGGGTTTCACACCCACCGGCACCATCGCGAGCCCCGTCGATCGGCGTCGCGTCGTCTTCGCCACCGTCGTCGGCACGACCGTCGAGTGGTACGACTTCTTCATCTACGCGACGGCCGTCGGGCTCGTGTTCGGGCAGCTCTTCTTCGCACCGCTCGGCGCGGACAGCCTGCTCGTGGGCTTCGCCACGGTCGGCATCAGCTTCCTCTTCCGTCCCCTCGGCGCGTTCCTGGCTGGCCACTTCGGAGACAAGTTCGGCCGCAAGGTCGTGCTCATGTGGACGCTCATCCTGATGGGCGCCGCGACGGCGCTCATCGGCGTCCTTCCGACGTACGAGGCCATCGGCATCTGGGCGCCGATCCTGCTCGTGCTGCTGCGCATCCTGCAGGGACTGTCGGCGGGCGGCGAGTGGGGCGGCGCCGTCCTCATGGCCGTCGAGCACGCGCCGAGGTCGCGCCGCGGCGCGTTCGGCGCGTCACCCCAGATCGGCGTTCCCCTCGGCCTGCTGCTGGCGTCCGGTGTGATGGCGCTCATGGCGATGATCGCTCCCGGCGACGCGTTCCTCGAGTGGGGCTGGCGCGTGCCGTTCCTGCTGAGCGTCGTGCTGATCCTGGTGGGCTGGTACGTGCGCCGCCGCGTCGAGGAGAGCCCGGTGTTCACCGAGCTCGCCGAGCGCAAGGAGAAGGCGCAGACGCCGATCCTGCAGCTGTTCCGCAAGCACGCGCTGCTCGTCGTGATCGCCGCGCTCGTCTTCGCCGGGAACAACGCCGTCGGATACATGACCACCGGCGGGTACATCCAGGGATACGCCACGTCGCCCGACGGTCCGCTCGCGCTCGAGCGCGGTCCGGTGCTGTGGGCGGTCGCGGGCTCGGCGGTCACCTGGCTGCTCTCCACGCTCGCGGCCGGGTTCGTGTCGGACCGCATCGGTCGGCGCAGCACGTACATCATCGGCTGGATCCTGCAGCTGGGTGGGGTGTTCCTGCTCTTCCCGCTGGTGAACACTGGCGAGGTCGGGCTGCTGTTCCTCGGGCTCGCGATCCTCACGATCGGCCTCGGCTTCACGTACGGACCGCAGGCGGCGCTGTACTCGGAGCTGTTCCCGGCATCCATCCGGTTCTCGGGCGTCTCGATCTCGTACGCGATCGGCGCGATCTTCGGCGGCGCCTTCGCCCCGCTCATCGCGACGTGGCTCGTGAAGGAGACCGGAACGACGATGTCGGTGACGTGGTACCTCGCCGGCATGACCCTCGTGGGACTCGTCGCCACCCTGCTGCTGCGCGATCGCAGCGGCATCCCGCTCGGTCCCGACCACGAGGCGGAGCAGGCGGTCAGCCCCATTCGGGGTCTCGCGAAGGTCTGA
- the paaZ gene encoding phenylacetic acid degradation bifunctional protein PaaZ, translated as MERPVTDTLPSYLREQWWTPTDATAGVVVRDASTGEPVCRVSTDGVDLAGALEYARTVGQASLGALTFHQRAVLLKQFAQALTERKLELYDLSKRAGATERDSLNDVDGGIGVLFTYSSKGRRELPNGQVYLDGPVEVLSKDGSFLGRHVYTRLPGVAVQINAFNFPMWGALEKFAPAFLAGVPTLVKPATPTAYVAEAWVRILVETGLLPDGSLQLVSGSVPGLFDHLRLGDLVGFTGSASTADRLRAHASVQTGGVRFTNETDSINASVLGPDAVPGTPEFDAYVRQLLVEMTTKAGQKCTAIRRAIVPAGQVDALVDALRAKIAERVVLGDPHAASVTMGPLVSLEQRDEVLRSVAALVDEGGRLLLGSTEPPTVVRADGSAGVADQGAFVEPLLIGFTDAAAPAVHRVEAFGPVASVLPYDTVDEAADLVSLGGGSLVTSVATNDPAVAATLLSRTAAYNGRILFLDRDDARTSTGHGAPVPHLVHGGPGRAGGGEELGGIRAVLHHMQRTAVQGSPEMLTALTGVWHQGAASRSDRHPFRKSLSELAIGDQVVSGSRRVTLDDIETFANFTGDLFYAHMDEEAAAANPFFPGRVAHGYLLVSWAAGLFVDPEPGPVLANSGLENLRFVTPVSPGDDIRVVLTAKQITPRETDEYGEVRWDAVIRNQDDELVATYDVLTLVAKEQAEAVAP; from the coding sequence ATGGAGCGACCAGTGACCGACACCCTCCCCAGCTATCTGCGCGAGCAGTGGTGGACGCCGACGGATGCCACAGCCGGCGTCGTCGTGCGCGACGCGTCGACGGGCGAGCCGGTGTGCCGCGTGAGCACGGACGGCGTGGACCTCGCGGGCGCGCTCGAGTATGCGCGCACGGTGGGGCAGGCGAGCCTCGGCGCGTTGACCTTCCATCAGCGCGCCGTGCTGCTCAAGCAGTTCGCGCAGGCGCTGACCGAGCGCAAACTGGAGCTGTACGACCTGTCCAAGCGCGCCGGTGCGACCGAGCGCGACTCGCTCAACGACGTCGACGGCGGCATCGGCGTGCTCTTCACCTACTCGTCGAAGGGCCGGCGGGAGCTGCCGAACGGGCAGGTCTACCTCGACGGTCCGGTCGAGGTGCTGTCGAAGGACGGCTCGTTCCTCGGCCGTCACGTCTACACGCGCCTGCCCGGCGTCGCCGTGCAGATCAACGCCTTCAACTTCCCGATGTGGGGCGCGCTGGAGAAGTTCGCTCCGGCCTTCCTGGCGGGAGTGCCGACGCTGGTGAAGCCCGCGACACCGACCGCGTACGTGGCCGAGGCGTGGGTGCGCATCCTCGTCGAGACCGGACTTCTCCCGGACGGATCGCTGCAGCTCGTGAGCGGCAGCGTGCCGGGACTCTTCGATCACCTGCGGCTCGGCGACCTCGTCGGCTTCACCGGCAGCGCCTCGACGGCCGACCGCCTGCGCGCGCACGCGTCGGTGCAGACCGGGGGAGTGCGCTTCACGAACGAGACGGACTCGATCAACGCCTCGGTGCTCGGCCCCGATGCCGTGCCGGGCACGCCCGAGTTCGACGCGTACGTGCGGCAGCTCCTTGTCGAGATGACGACCAAGGCGGGTCAGAAGTGCACGGCGATCCGTCGCGCGATCGTGCCCGCGGGACAGGTCGACGCGCTCGTCGACGCGCTGCGCGCGAAGATCGCCGAGCGCGTGGTGCTCGGCGACCCCCACGCCGCATCCGTGACGATGGGTCCGCTCGTGTCGCTCGAGCAGCGCGACGAAGTGCTGCGCAGCGTCGCCGCGCTCGTGGACGAGGGCGGCCGGCTCCTGCTGGGCTCCACCGAACCGCCGACCGTCGTGCGTGCGGACGGCTCCGCGGGTGTCGCCGATCAGGGCGCGTTCGTCGAGCCGCTGCTGATCGGCTTCACGGATGCCGCGGCCCCGGCCGTGCACCGCGTGGAGGCCTTCGGGCCGGTCGCCAGCGTGCTGCCGTACGACACCGTCGACGAGGCGGCCGACCTCGTGAGCCTCGGCGGGGGCTCGCTGGTGACGAGCGTCGCCACCAACGACCCGGCCGTCGCCGCCACCCTGCTCTCGCGCACCGCGGCGTACAACGGCCGCATCCTGTTCCTCGATCGCGACGACGCGCGCACCTCGACCGGGCACGGTGCGCCGGTGCCGCACCTCGTGCACGGCGGTCCCGGCCGCGCCGGCGGAGGCGAGGAGCTCGGCGGCATCCGCGCCGTTCTCCACCACATGCAGCGCACGGCCGTCCAGGGTTCGCCCGAGATGCTGACCGCCCTCACCGGCGTATGGCACCAGGGCGCGGCATCCCGCTCCGACCGTCACCCGTTCCGCAAGTCGCTGTCCGAACTCGCGATCGGCGACCAGGTCGTCTCGGGGTCGCGCCGGGTGACGCTCGACGATATCGAGACCTTCGCGAACTTCACCGGCGACCTCTTCTACGCGCACATGGACGAGGAGGCGGCGGCCGCCAACCCCTTCTTCCCCGGCCGCGTCGCGCACGGCTACCTGCTGGTGTCGTGGGCGGCGGGGCTGTTCGTCGATCCGGAGCCCGGCCCCGTGCTCGCGAACTCCGGCCTCGAGAACCTCCGCTTCGTCACGCCGGTGTCGCCGGGTGACGACATCCGCGTCGTGCTCACTGCGAAGCAGATCACGCCGCGCGAGACCGACGAGTACGGCGAGGTGCGCTGGGATGCCGTCATCCGCAACCAGGACGACGAGCTCGTCGCGACGTACGACGTGCTGACGCTCGTCGCCAAGGAGCAGGCCGAGGCGGTCGCGCCGTGA
- a CDS encoding fumarylacetoacetate hydrolase family protein, which translates to MMDDKASDAASGTDPRFAALPGRPGKVIAIHLSYESRADQRGRRPQHPSYFFKPSSSLAPTGATIERPAGTELLAYEGEIALVIGTPARRVSLADAWNHVGHVTAANDFGLYDLRANDKGSNVRSKGGDGYTPIGPALLDARSVDPASLRVRTWRNGELVQDDTAGGLIFPLSQLVADLSQHFTLETGDVILTGTPAGSSVAVPGDLIEVEVDVPGGASTGRLATTVVQGEVAFDAGLGSLPAVDDLQRTEAWGSPAAAGTPAENSSAASVSSAAGLPASVSSAGEIAPAGGSGADAPAQRISPALTPALRAKLEAVPVAGLSAQLRKRGLDNVTIDGVRPLHPGAKLVGIARTLRFVPLREDLFESHGGGYNAQKRAFDAVGEGEVIVIEARGESGSGTLGDILAIRAHARGAAGIVTDGGVRDADAVTGVGIPVYTAGAHPAVLGRKHVPWDHDVTIGCGGTTVQPGDVIVGDADGVIVIPPALAEEVADAALAQEDEDAWIAQRVAEGHPIDGLFPMNREWRARFEAERGEAR; encoded by the coding sequence ATGATGGACGACAAGGCCTCGGATGCCGCATCCGGCACCGATCCCCGGTTCGCCGCCCTCCCCGGGCGCCCGGGCAAGGTGATCGCGATCCACCTGAGCTACGAGTCCCGCGCCGACCAGCGCGGGCGGCGGCCGCAGCATCCGTCGTACTTCTTCAAGCCCTCCAGTTCGCTCGCCCCGACCGGTGCGACCATCGAGCGCCCCGCGGGCACCGAACTGCTCGCGTACGAGGGCGAGATCGCCCTCGTGATCGGGACCCCCGCCCGCCGGGTCTCCCTCGCCGACGCATGGAATCACGTGGGCCACGTCACCGCGGCGAACGACTTCGGCCTCTACGACCTGCGTGCGAACGACAAGGGCTCGAACGTGCGGTCCAAGGGCGGCGACGGCTACACCCCGATCGGTCCGGCCCTGCTCGACGCCCGCTCGGTCGATCCCGCGAGCCTTCGCGTGCGCACGTGGCGCAACGGCGAGCTCGTGCAGGACGACACCGCCGGCGGCTTGATCTTCCCTCTGTCGCAGCTCGTCGCCGACCTGTCCCAGCACTTCACGCTCGAGACGGGCGACGTGATCCTCACCGGGACCCCGGCCGGCTCGTCGGTCGCCGTTCCCGGAGACCTCATCGAGGTCGAGGTCGACGTGCCCGGCGGAGCCTCGACAGGTCGCCTGGCCACCACCGTCGTGCAGGGCGAGGTGGCGTTCGACGCCGGTCTCGGCTCGCTCCCCGCCGTCGACGACCTTCAGCGCACCGAGGCCTGGGGCTCGCCCGCGGCCGCCGGGACCCCGGCCGAGAACTCGTCCGCCGCCTCGGTCTCGTCGGCCGCCGGCCTGCCCGCGTCGGTTTCGTCCGCAGGAGAAATCGCTCCCGCAGGAGGATCCGGCGCGGATGCTCCTGCGCAGCGGATTTCTCCTGCACTGACACCCGCGCTCCGCGCGAAGCTCGAGGCGGTTCCGGTCGCGGGGCTCTCCGCGCAGCTGCGCAAGCGCGGACTCGACAACGTGACGATCGACGGTGTGCGGCCGCTCCACCCCGGCGCCAAGCTCGTCGGCATCGCCCGCACGCTGCGGTTCGTGCCGCTGCGGGAGGACCTCTTCGAGAGCCACGGCGGCGGCTACAACGCGCAGAAGCGCGCGTTCGACGCCGTCGGCGAGGGCGAGGTCATCGTGATCGAGGCCCGCGGCGAGTCCGGTTCGGGAACGCTCGGCGACATCCTCGCGATCCGCGCCCACGCCCGCGGCGCCGCCGGCATCGTCACCGACGGCGGCGTGCGCGATGCGGATGCCGTGACGGGCGTCGGCATCCCGGTGTACACGGCAGGGGCGCACCCTGCGGTACTCGGTCGCAAGCACGTCCCGTGGGACCACGACGTGACGATCGGATGCGGCGGCACGACCGTCCAGCCCGGTGACGTCATCGTCGGCGACGCGGACGGCGTGATCGTCATCCCGCCCGCGCTCGCCGAGGAGGTCGCCGATGCGGCCCTGGCACAGGAGGACGAGGACGCCTGGATCGCGCAGCGCGTCGCGGAGGGGCATCCGATCGACGGACTGTTCCCGATGAACCGCGAATGGCGCGCCCGCTTCGAGGCCGAGCGAGGAGAGGCGCGATGA
- the paaA gene encoding 1,2-phenylacetyl-CoA epoxidase subunit PaaA, producing the protein MMTAPTLRQAREPATAAPDEAAEQARFDDLIAAEQRIEPRDWMPEAYRKTLIRQISQHAHSEIIGMQPEGNWITRAPSLKRKAILMAKVQDEAGHGLYLYSAAQTLGITRDEMTQQLIDGKARYSSIFNYPTPTWADMGAIGWLVDGAAICNQVPLCRASYGPYGRAMVRICKEESFHQRQGFEILLSLMQGTPAQREMAQDAVNRWYWPSLMMFGPPDDQSPNSAQSTAWKIKRFSNDELRQRFIGMLVPQAEVLGVTLPDPELRWIEDEKRWHTSEIDWTEFHEVLRGRGPMNAERLRNRRNAHEDGAWVREAAAEYARKQAVRMEGQVA; encoded by the coding sequence ATGATGACTGCACCCACCCTTCGACAGGCTCGGGAACCGGCGACGGCCGCCCCCGATGAGGCCGCCGAGCAGGCGCGCTTCGACGACCTGATCGCCGCCGAGCAGCGCATCGAGCCGCGGGACTGGATGCCCGAGGCCTACCGCAAGACGCTGATCCGGCAGATCTCGCAGCACGCGCACTCCGAGATCATCGGCATGCAGCCCGAGGGCAACTGGATCACTCGAGCACCGAGCCTCAAGCGCAAGGCGATCCTCATGGCCAAGGTGCAGGACGAGGCGGGTCACGGCCTGTACCTGTACTCCGCCGCGCAGACGCTCGGGATCACGCGCGACGAGATGACGCAGCAGCTGATCGACGGCAAGGCGCGGTACTCGTCGATCTTCAACTACCCGACGCCGACGTGGGCGGACATGGGCGCGATCGGCTGGCTGGTGGACGGCGCCGCGATCTGCAACCAGGTGCCGCTGTGCCGTGCATCGTACGGTCCGTACGGTCGCGCGATGGTGCGCATCTGCAAGGAGGAGTCGTTCCACCAGCGGCAGGGCTTCGAGATCCTGCTGTCGCTCATGCAGGGCACGCCCGCACAGCGCGAGATGGCGCAGGATGCCGTGAACCGCTGGTACTGGCCGAGCCTCATGATGTTCGGTCCGCCCGACGACCAGTCCCCGAACTCGGCGCAGTCGACCGCGTGGAAGATCAAGCGGTTCTCGAACGACGAGCTGCGCCAGCGGTTCATCGGGATGCTGGTGCCGCAGGCCGAGGTGCTCGGCGTCACCCTTCCCGACCCCGAGCTGCGGTGGATCGAGGACGAGAAGCGCTGGCACACGAGTGAGATCGACTGGACCGAGTTCCACGAGGTGCTGCGTGGGCGCGGGCCGATGAACGCCGAGCGCCTGCGCAACCGGCGGAACGCGCACGAGGACGGCGCCTGGGTGAGGGAGGCTGCTGCCGAGTACGCGCGCAAGCAGGCCGTGCGCATGGAAGGGCAGGTGGCATGA
- a CDS encoding enoyl-CoA hydratase/isomerase family protein, which translates to MSDSLRVETADDRVVATLARPDVRNAIDQDMIDGLHELCAELESTPRALILIGSGGVFASGADIAQLRERRAADARRGINTHAFERVRALPMPVIAAVDGYALGGGAELAYAADLRIGTPRVKIGNPETGLGIIAAAGATWRLPQIVGEARAAELLLTGRILDADEAVAWGLLSSLHEPDDLLAAAHALADRIAANDPLATQHTKRALAAPADAHPGIELELQAELFESPEKERRMTAFLERRPR; encoded by the coding sequence ATGAGTGACTCGCTGCGCGTCGAGACCGCTGACGACCGCGTCGTCGCGACCCTCGCACGCCCCGACGTGCGCAACGCGATCGACCAGGACATGATCGACGGTCTGCACGAGCTGTGCGCCGAACTCGAGTCGACCCCGCGCGCACTCATCCTCATCGGGTCGGGCGGCGTGTTCGCATCCGGAGCCGACATCGCGCAGCTGCGCGAGCGCCGCGCCGCCGATGCGCGCCGCGGCATCAACACGCACGCCTTCGAGCGGGTGCGCGCCCTCCCGATGCCCGTGATCGCGGCCGTCGACGGCTACGCCCTCGGCGGCGGGGCCGAGCTCGCGTACGCCGCCGACCTGCGCATCGGCACGCCGCGCGTCAAGATCGGCAACCCCGAGACCGGCCTCGGAATCATCGCGGCCGCCGGTGCCACCTGGCGTCTGCCGCAGATCGTCGGCGAGGCCCGCGCGGCCGAGCTGCTGCTGACGGGGCGCATCCTCGACGCCGACGAGGCCGTCGCGTGGGGTCTGCTGTCGTCCCTGCACGAGCCCGACGACCTCCTCGCCGCCGCGCACGCCCTCGCCGATCGCATCGCCGCGAACGATCCGCTCGCGACGCAGCACACGAAGCGCGCGCTCGCCGCGCCCGCGGACGCGCACCCCGGCATCGAGCTCGAGCTGCAGGCCGAGCTCTTCGAGAGCCCCGAGAAGGAGCGCCGCATGACCGCTTTCCTCGAACGGCGCCCGCGATGA
- the paaI gene encoding hydroxyphenylacetyl-CoA thioesterase PaaI, which translates to MSEPRPMMQRDRASAALGMVVERDEPGESVVSMRVREDMTNGFAITHGGMVFALADTAFAIACNEDEDVTVAAGADIAFLKATRAGQTLTAHARRRTLSGRTGLYDVTVTDETGDVVAEFRGRSFTTRRTHPAE; encoded by the coding sequence ATGAGCGAGCCGCGACCGATGATGCAGCGCGACCGCGCGTCGGCTGCGCTGGGGATGGTCGTCGAGCGCGATGAGCCGGGCGAGTCCGTCGTCTCGATGCGCGTGCGCGAGGACATGACCAACGGCTTCGCCATCACCCACGGCGGAATGGTGTTCGCCCTCGCCGACACGGCGTTCGCGATCGCCTGCAACGAGGACGAGGACGTGACCGTCGCCGCCGGCGCCGACATCGCCTTCCTCAAGGCCACCCGCGCGGGACAGACCCTCACGGCCCACGCGCGCCGCCGCACGCTGTCCGGGCGCACCGGGCTGTACGACGTGACCGTGACCGACGAGACCGGCGACGTGGTCGCCGAGTTCCGCGGCCGGTCGTTCACGACGCGCCGCACGCACCCGGCCGAGTGA